One Fusarium musae strain F31 chromosome 6, whole genome shotgun sequence DNA segment encodes these proteins:
- a CDS encoding hypothetical protein (EggNog:ENOG41) has protein sequence MDSDANDNDSQTVYEPTPMEKVSHDDVEWSMKSEVVEYKERDKASGFPDRELGVTWTNLTVDVIAADAAIHENVLSQYNIPKLIKESRQKSPLKTILDNSHGCVKPGEMLLVLGRPGSGCTTLLNMIANKRRGYANIKGDVHYGSMTAEEAKTYRGQIVMNTEEEVFYPALTVGQTMDFASRLKVPFQLPNGVNSHEELRVQTRDFLLKSMSIEHTIDTKVGDAFIRGVSGGERKRVSIIETLATQGSVFCWDNSTRGLDASTALEYTKAIRAMTDVMGLASIVTLYQAGNGIYDLFDKVLVLDEGKEVYYGPLKEAKPFMESMGFICQHGANVADYLTGVTVPTERQIHPDHQNRFPRTADALRAEYEKSPIYERMKSEYDYPTSAIADERTKQFKLGVRQQKDQKLPDSSPMTVGFISQAKACVKRQYQIVLGDKPTFLIKQLAMIVQALIAGSLFYNASDDSSGLFTKSGAVFIALLCNSLVSMSEVTDSFTGRPVLLKHKSFAMYHPAAFCIAQIAADIPVILLQVSTFSVVEYFMVGLTATAGHFFTFWVLLISITICITALFRAVGAAFSTFDAASKVSGFLISATIMYSGYLISKPLMHDWFVWLFWINPLAYGFDALLSNEFHDKIIPCVGHSLVPSGPGFTNGDHQACSGVGGAKAGVNFVTGDDYLASLSYSHDHLWRNFGIIWAWWALFVAITIYFTTKWHASSEDGPSLVIPRENAHITAVLRQSDEEGQTKGEKKIMGSSDGGVVSGDDSDTSGEMGLVRNTSVFTWKNLSYTVKTPQGDRVLLDNVQGWVKPGMLGALMGSSGAGKTTLLDVLAQRKTEGTIRGSIMVDGRPLPVSFQRSAGYCEQLDVHEPYATVREALEFSALLRQSRDTPREEKLKYVDTIIDLLELHDLADTLIGQVGAGLSVEQRKRVTIGVELVSKPSILIFLDEPTSGLDGQSAYNTVRFLRKLAAHGQAILVTIHQPSAQLFSQFDTLLLLAKGGKTVYFGDIGEHGSTVTGYFGRYGAPCPEHVNPAEHMIDVVSGHLSQGKDWNQVWLSSPEHDAVEKELDGIISEAASKPPATTDDGHEFATSLWEQTKLVTHRMNIALYRNTDYINNKFALHLSSALFNGFSFWQVGSSVAELQLKLFTVFNFIFVAPGVMAQLQPLFIHRRDIFETREKKSKMYSWVAFVTGLIVSEVPYLIICAVIYYVAWYYTVGFPSDSTRAGGTFFVMLMYEFIYTGIGQFIAAYAPNEVFASLVNPLLLTVLVSFCGVLVPYSSIQDFWKYWIYYINPFNYLMGSMLTFDLWGSPVKCKESEFARFSPPNGTTCGEYLKEWLTHVPSNLINPDATDECKVCTYSKANDYLKTLSLKSYSYAWRDAGITAAFVFSSYAMVYILMKLRTKTSKKAE, from the exons ATGGACTCCGACGCCAACGACAACGACTCGCAAACGGTCTATGAACCGACGCCCATGGAGAAAGTCTCCCATGATGACGTCGAATGGTCTATGAAGTCTGAAGTGGTGGAGTACAAAGAGAGAGACAAGGCATCTGGCTTCCCTGACAGAGAGCTTGGTGTTACTTGGACCAATCTCACTGTCGATGtcattgctgctgatgcCGCTATCCACGAGAATGTCCTGTCACAGTACAACAtccccaagctcatcaaagagTCTCGCCAAAAGTCTCCTCTCAAGACCATCCTCGACAACAGCCATGGCTGCGTCAAGCCTGGTGAGATGCTCCTTGTTCTCGGCCGTCCTGGCTCAGGCTGCACCACACTTCTCAACATGATTGCCAACAAGCGACGAGGATATGCCAACATCAAGGGTGATGTCCACTATGGATCCATGACTGCcgaagaggccaagaccTATCGAGGTCAGATCGTCATGAAcactgaggaggaggtcTTCTACCCTGCTTTGACTGTTGGTCAGACCATGGACTTTGCATCTCGACTCAAGGTGCCTTTCCAACTCCCCAATGGTGTCAACTCGCACGAGGAGCTGAGAGTCCAGACAAGAGATTTCCTGCTCAAGTCTATGAGTATCGAGCATACTATCGACACCAAGGTTGGTGATGCATTCATTCGTGGAGTCTctggaggagagagaaagCGAGTCTCCATCATCGAGACTCTGGCAACTCAAGGCTCAGTCTTTTGCTGGGACAACTCAACCCGTGGCCTCGATGCCAGCAC TGCTCTCGAGTACACCAAAGCCATCCGTGCCATGACCGATGTGATGGGTCTCGCCTCCATCGTCACCCTCTACCAAGCAGGCAACGGTATATACGATCTTTTCGACAAGGTCCTCGTGCTTGACGAAGGCAAGGAAGTCTACTACGGTCCTCTcaaggaagccaagcccTTCATGGAGAGCATGGGGTTCATCTGCCAACACGGCGCCAACGTCGCAGACTACCTCACCGGTGTCACAGTCCCAACCGAGCGACAGATCCACCCCGATCACCAGAACCGCTTCCCACGCACTGCAGACGCTCTCCGAGCAGAGTACGAGAAGTCGCCCATCTACGAGCGTATGAAGTCTGAGTACGACTATCCTACCTCTGCGATCGCCGACGAAAGGACGAAGCAGTTCAAACTGGGTGTCCGCCAGCAGAAGGATCAGAAGCTCCCCGATAGTAGTCCCATGACAGTTGGGTTCATCTCACAGGCCAAAGCTTGTGTGAAGCGTCAGTACCAGATTGTCCTCGGAGACAAGCCTACCTTCTTGATCAAGCAGCTTGCCATGATCGTGCAGGCTTTGATCGCTGGCTCTCTGTTCTACAATGCCTCTGATGACTCAAGCGGTCTTTTCACCAAATCAGGCGCTGTCTTCATCGCTCTTCTATGCAACTCCCTGGTCTCAATGTCCGAGGTCACTGACTCTTTCACTGGACGTCCTGTTCTTCTCAAGCACAAATCCTTTGCCATGTACCACCCTGCTGCTTTCTGTATCGCTCAGATTGCTGCTGATATACCTGTGATTCTGTTGCAGGTCAGCACCTTTTCAGTGGTTGAGTATTTCATGGTTGGCCTTACCGCCACAGCCGGAcacttcttcaccttctgggttcttctcatctcaatcACAATC TGTATCACGGCCCTTTTCAGAGCTGTCGGAGCGGCTTTCAGCACCTTTGATGCTGCTTCCAAGGTTTCGGGTTTTCTCATCAGCGCCACGATCATGTACTCTGGCTATCTCATTAGCAAGCCTTTGATGCATGATTGGTTTGTCTGGCTCTTTTGGATCAACCCCTTGGCTTACGGCTTCGACGCTCTTCTGTCAAACGAGTTCCATGACAAGATCATTCCTTGTGTTGGGCACAGTCTCGTACCCAGTGGTCCTGGCTTCACCAATGGCGATCACCAGGCTTGTTCTGGAGTCGGTGGAGCCAAGGCAGGAGTGAACTTCGTTACTGGTGACGACTACCTGGCATCTCTTTCGTACAGCCATGACCACCTTTGGAGAAACTTCGGTATTATTTGGGCCTGGTGGGCGCTCTTCGTTGCCATCACCATCTACTTCACCACCAAGTGGCACGCCTCCTCCGAGGATGGACCCAGTCTGGTCATTCCTCGCGAGAACGCTCACATCACCGCTGTTCTTCGCCAGTCTGATGAAGAGGGACAGACAAAgggtgagaagaagatcatgggCAGCagtgatggtggtgttgtaTCTGGCGATGACTCTGACACCAGTGGTGAGATGGGTCTGGTCCGCAACACCTCTGTGTTTACCTGGAAGAACCTCAGCTATACTGTCAAGACTCCTCAAGGTGATCgcgttcttcttgataatgTTCAAGGCTGGGTCAAGCCGGGCATGCTGGGTGCTCTTATGGGTTCTTCAGGTGCTGGAAAGACTACACTGCTCGATGTTCTGGCTCAACGCAAGACTGAGGGTACCATTCGGGGCTCTATCATGGTTGATGGCCGTCCCCTTCCGGTTTCTTTCCAACGTTCTGCAGGTTACTGTGAACAGCTCGATGTCCACGAACCCTATGCTACCGTCCGTGAGGCTCTGGAGTTTTCTGCCCTTCTGCGACAAAGCCGTGACACTCCTCgcgaggagaagctcaagtaTGTTGACACCATCATTGACCTTCTGGAACTTCATGATCTTGCGGATACCCTCATCGGCCAAGTCGGCGCCGGTCTGAGTGTCGAACAGCGCAAGCGTGTTACTATTGGTGTCGAACTGGTCTCGAAGCCTagcatcttgatcttcctCGACGAGCCTACTTCTGGTCTTGATGGACAATCTGCATACAACACCGTTCGTTTCTTGCGCAAGCTGGCTGCCCACGGTCAAGCCATCCTCGTCACCATTCACCAGCCTTCTGCCCAGCTCTTCTCTCAGTTTgacacccttcttcttctcgctaAAGGTGGTAAGACAGTGTACTTTGGCGACATTGGCGAGCATGGTAGCACGGTTACTGGCTACTTTGGCCGCTATGGAGCTCCTTGCCCAGAACATGTCAACCCTGCCGAGCACATGATTGACGTCGTCTCTGGACATCTCTCGCAAGGCAAGGACTGGAACCAGGTCTGGTTATCTTCCCCTGAGCACGATGCTGTTGAGAAAGAGCTCGACGGCATCATCAGCGAAGCTGCTTCCAAGCCCCCGGCCACTACCGACGATGGACACGAATTTGCTACCTCTCTGTGGGAGCAGACCAAGCTCGTCACCCATCGCATGAACATCGCCTTGTATCGCAACACAGActacatcaacaacaagttCGCTCTCCACTTGTCCTCTGCCCTCTTCAACGGCTTCAGTTTTTGGCAGGTTGGATCGTCTGTCGCTGAACTTCAATTGAAGTTGTTCACGgtcttcaacttcatttTTGTCGCTCCCGGTGTCATGGCTCAGCTTCAACCGTTGTTCATCCATCGTCGAGACATCTTCGAGACCCGtgagaagaagtcaaagatgtACTCTTGGGTCGCTTTCGTGACTGGCCTGATTGTCTCGGAAGTCCCTTATCTGATCATTTGTGCCGTCATCTACTACGTCGCCTGGTATTACACCGTCGGTTTCCCAAGTGATTCTACTCGTGCTGGCGGCACGTTCTTTGTCATGCTTATGTATGAGTTCATCTACACTGGCATTGGTCAGTTCATCGCTGCGTACGCGCCAAACGAGGTGTTCGCATCACTGGTCAATCCACTTCTCCTCACTGTCCTGGTGTCTTTCTGCGGTGTTTTGGTACCCTACTCCAGCATCCAGGACTTCTGGAAATACTGGATCTACTACATCAACCCTTTCAACTACCTCATGGGTAGTATGCTGACGTTTGACCTGTGGGGGTCTCCTGTCAAGTGCAAGGAAAGCGAGTTTGCTCGGTTCAGTCCTCCCAACGGCACTACATGTGGTGAATACCTCAAGGAGTGGCTTACACACGTGCCCAGCAATCTGATCAACCCTGATGCGACCGACGAGTGTAAGGTGTGTACTTACAGCAAGGCTAATGACTACCTCAAgactctcagcctcaagtcGTACTCATACGCCTGGAGGGACGCGGGCATCACAGCTGCGTTTGTCTTCAGTTCGTATGCTATGGTTTACATTCTCATGAAGCTTCGAACCAAGACTTCTAAGAAGGCGGAGTAG
- a CDS encoding hypothetical protein (EggNog:ENOG41~CAZy:GH88) → MTISNGINGHTNGHMNGHTNGNEATKNGTLFAKPHKASISSVVSELFEDNITAKILHAAESGLVNNNPPLAYPEYVPQTGSDAGKYILREKLFWTCGFFPGSIYSLIERLIKYPQASAGDAHKQQLLKQLLDVGRAWSDPLHEYSQRTDTHDMSFMIQPSMRVRWETLHETTALESIITAARSLYTRYNVNVGAIRSWDVLSQNGVDISSMTDDFLVIIDSMCNLDLLYYAAAQTGQTEMAEAATAHAKALIKALLRKETDDSVGRTMYSTFHVVNFDPKNGSVKEKRTGQGYAANSTWARGQAWGILGYSQTYNWTKDPDFLDAAIGLAEFFIFRLLRSPDCVEVPVPGENRTKGRYVPLWDFDAPVDTSAPLRDSSAGIIAANGMLVLSQALAGSGSPDLSERYRSMAIRIVKDTLDFSLAQEKSKVTLGSDGKFKVQDLKPEAHFEAILKNATANHNAKDYKRYWDHGLVYADYYLIEFGNRLLKMGLV, encoded by the exons ATGACAATTTCCAACGGTATCAACGGTCACACTAATGGCCATATGAACGGCCACACAAATGGCAATGAGGCTACAAAAAATGGTACCTTATTTGCAAAGCCTCACAAAGCGTCCATATCATCTGTCGTTTCAGAGCTTTTTGAGGATAACATCACAGCAAAGATCCTCCACGCTGCAGAGTCAGGCCTTGTCAACAAC AACCCTCCATTGGCATACCCTGAATATGTCCCCCAGACTGGGTCAGATGCTGGAAAATACATCCTTCGTGAGAAGCTCTTCTGGACGTGTGGCTTCTTCCCAGGTTCCATATACTCGCTGATCGAGCGTCTCATCAAGTATCCCCAAGCTTCAGCTGGAGATGCCCATAAGCAACAACTGCTCAAGCAACTGCTCGACGTCGGACGAGCTTGGTCTGATCCACTCCATGAGTATTCCCAGAGAACAGATACCCACGATATGTCATTCATGATCCAGCCATCTATGAGAGTCCGTTGGGAGACTCTGCACGAGACGACAGCCCTTGAGTCTATCATCACTGCCGCACGCTCACTCTACACAAGATACAACGTCAACGTTGGCGCTATCCGATCGTGGGATGTCCTATCACAAAACGGTGTCGATATTTCTAGTATGACAGATGACTTTCTGGTGATTATCGACTCGATGTGCAATCTCGACCTGCTGTATTACGCAGCTGCACAGACTGGCCAGACTGAAATGGCCGAAGCAGCAACAGCCCACGCCAAGGCTTTGATCAAGGCCCTGCTACGAAAGGAGACCGACGACTCTGTTGGAAGAACCATGTACAGCACGTTCCATGTTGTCAACTTCGACCCCAAAAACGGATccgtcaaggagaagagaaccGGTCAAGGCTACGCGGCCAACTCAACTTGGGCTCGTGGACAAGCTTGGGGTATCCTCGGATACTCGCAGACGTACAACTGGACTAAGGACCCCGACTTTCTGGATGCGGCTATTGGACTAGCTGAATTTTTCATCTTTAGACTACTCAGGTCCCCAGATTGCGTCGAAGTCCCCGTCCCTGGAGAGAACCGCACTAAGGGTCGATACGTTCCTCTTTGGGACTTTGACGCCCCGGTTGATACTTCTGCACCATTGAGAGACTCATCAGCAGGCATAATTGCTGCAAATGGTATGCTTGTTCTCTCGCAAGCTCTAGCTGGAAGTGGATCACCCGACTTGAGTGAGAGATATCGATCAATGGCGATTCGAATCGTCAAGGATACGCTCGACTTCTCCCTTGCACAGGAAAAGTCGAAAGTCACATTAGGATCAGACGGAAAATTCAAGGTTCAAGACTTGAAGCCCGAAGCTCACTTTGAGGCTATTCTGAAGAACGCCACTGCGAATCACAACGCCAAAGACTACAAGAGGTATTGGGATCATGGACTGGTTTATGCGGATTACTACTTGATTGAGTTTGGGAAcaggttgttgaagatgggatTGGTATAG
- a CDS encoding hypothetical protein (EggNog:ENOG41), which produces MSRAWPIIGSLTRTVEYLQLSVETDDRQQGPLLKPLTSLSPSQNWTQEEERRRVFWSIFNLDRLCSVMTGWNTSLTSDDVRRRLPADGGLWHKEETVLTPYFGIWDRSAAKMGNSIVFLPAHYPSPDQVAEAPPETPSTNTTAPKGNDTVDMTTVGAFAYCIEATESLSRVTTYFLQQRINFRDRQEVGNWLTRFKELDLRLVHWKMFLPQKWKDSNISRRPTIINMDPNLTLAHITHNTSMILLHQQIAYPSPQWTSIVRMPSAHSAETCQIAAAETATITRKYLKYTPENSPVNSQFAFCVFVSARALLVHWRFYKTDLAPEFWVLVESLDDFSKRWAGPLSRLKSGLSLPGKYSAQLRSLHKKCTEDPDYSPDVVGYSTDSFATQTSNHLSQGQPDNQHSSRARAGASSALQNSFDSGTQRSILNPGPPGGHLSFLPQISPTNPGVEHNSPDELSAISTVLMDQDFMQLDRVISFDDMMFTAQTIDDQGGPFSMNNWTLG; this is translated from the exons ATGTCCAGAGCTTGGCCTATCATAGGCTCACTCACAAGGACAGTCGAGTATCTCCAGCTCAGTGTTGAAACGGACGACCGACAGCAGGGACCCCTACTAAAGCCCCTAACCTCTTTGTCACCGTCGCAGAACTGGACTCAAGAGGAGGAGCGGAGGAGAGTATTCTGGAgcatcttcaatctcgacAG GCTTTGCTCTGTGATGACTGG ATGGAACACCAGCTTGACATCCGATGATGTTCGCAGACGATTACCAGCAGATGGAGGCCTATGGCATAAAGAAGAAACAGTGTTGACTCCCTACTTCGGTATCTGGGATCGCTCGGCCGCAAAGATGGGGAATTCTATTGTCTTCCTTCCAGCACACTACCCAAGTCCTGACCAAGTCGCCGAAGCACCACCCGAGacaccatcaacaaacaCGACAGCACCCAAGGGCAACGACACAGTGGACATGACAACTGTCGGGGCGTTCGCTTACTGCATCGAGGCGACAGAGTCCTTGAGTCGAGTTACCACTTACTTTCTCCAACAGAGAATCAACTTCAGGGATCGTCAAGAAGTCGGGAATTGGCTTACCAGATTTAAGGAGCTGGACCTACGCCTCGTCCA CTGGAAGATGTTCCTCCCTCAAAAGTGGAAAGACTCCAACATCTCGCGAAGACCAACCATTATCAACATGGATCCAAACCTGACGTTGGCTCATATCACTCACAATACCTCTATGATCTTACTACATCAGCAGATCGCGTATCCATCACCTCAGTGGACCAGCATCGTACGGATGCCTAGTGCCCATAGCGCAGAGACATGCCAGATCGCTGCGGCGGAAACGGCAACAATTACACGCAAGTATCTCAAGTACACACCAGAAAATAGCCCGGTTAATAGCCAGTTCGCTTTCTGTGTGTTCGTCAGTGCTCGCGCATTGCTTG TACACTGGAGATTCTACAAGACTGATCTAGCCCCCGAGTTCTGGGTTCTGGTTGAAAGCCTCGATGACTTCTCTAAGAGATGGGCAGGCCCTTTGTCTCGATTGAAATCTGGTCTCTCCTTACCCGGGAAGTACAGCGCTCAACTACGCTCCCTTCATAAGAAATGCACGGAAGATCCGGATTATTCTCCAGATGTCGTTGGATACTCGACCGATAGCTTTGCAACGCAAACATCTAATCACCTCAGCCAAGGGCAACCCGACAATCAGCACAGCAGCCGAGCTCGGGCTGGAGCATCCAGCGCTTTGCAGAACTCATTTGATAGTGGGACCCAAAGATCTATTCTCAATCCTGGTCCTCCAGGCGGTCATCTCAGCTTCCTTCCCCAAATATCACCTACCAATCCGGGGGTGGAGCACAATTCACCAGATGAGTTATCAGCTATCTCCACCGTTCTCATGGATCAGGACTTCATGCAGTTGGATCGAGTCATCAGCTTCGATGACATGATGTTTACAGCTCAAACGATTGACGATCAAGGGGGGCCTTTCTCTATGAATAACTGGACGTTAGGATAA
- a CDS encoding hypothetical protein (CAZy:GH154~EggNog:ENOG41): MPPLPGFSDNPFQTRDDFIEAIIALIDPLKQYFSPGKSRVRIPIATGAHFDESAAQLEGFARPLWAIAPLLFGYDSITNKDLAARVDELVQPWVDGFIAGTDPHHPEYWGAMNDMDQRMVEAEMLAFALIAAPKRFYEPLNEDQKKNLKNWLKSIRGKKMPPTNWRWFRVFCNLALVKTCGLPFSEVKQEMDSDLELLDSFYIGDGWSADGPWQTVEQARQEQELAEKTGRRDAVGTGRQADYYSGSFAIQFSQVLYSKFAADLDQSRCEIYQQRARDFGTHFWRYFDSQGSSIPFGRSLTYRFACGGFFGALAFAKVPNMPKPLDSPAAIKGFLTRHLRWWAQHSGDIFSADGTLTIGWLYPNMYMAEDYNSPQSVYWCLKTLIAVGLSADDEFWNSEPLPYPHLEAPTQVVRASQQILCNQLQGNHHFMLTPGQFVAWPMKANQAKYCKFAYSSAFGFSVPTGPLIQQIAPDNQLALSRDGGETWAVKWKCDEVKFGTLMTKTDNQSVSNASIVSVRWYPWGDRAVAVDTILIPPTEQWPDWHIRMHRIRCQKPIESLHVVEGGFAINGRKHADGMNLPTLPVPDRVVPGSFEGNFSDERSTIISSEAGSSGILTEALFDRKIVDVESYALKPDSNTNIVCQRTLIPVSSVGITRRLEPSQELWLKTSIFAVSSDVGEGRQGDVASLKERWSRPPTIEVEGFEQILHNM, encoded by the exons ATGCCGCCACTACCAGGATTCTCCGACAACCCCTTCCAAACCCGAGATGACTTTATTGAAGCCATAATTGCGTTGATCGATCCTCTAAAACAATATTTCTCACCTGGGAAATCTCGCGTTCGTATTCCAATTGCGACAGGTGCGCATTTCGATGAGTCGGCGGCACAATTAGAAGGCTTTGCAAGGCCGCTATGGGCGATCGCGCCATTGCTTTTCGGGTATGACTCTATCACCAACAAGGACCTAGCAGCTCGGGTAGATGAACTCGTTCAGCCATGGGTCGACGGCTTCATCGCAGGAACCGACCCCCATCATCCAGAGTATTGGGGGGCCATGAACGATATGGACCAAAGAATGGTGGAGGCAGAGATGCTAGCGTTTGCTCTCATAGCAGCACCAAAGCGTTTCTATGAACCATTGAACGAAGACCAAAAGAAGAACTTGAAGAACTGGTTGAAATCAATTCGCGGCAAGAAAATGCCCCCGACAAATTGGCGCTGGTTTCGCGTCTTCTGCAACCTTGCTTTAGTGAAGACTTGCGGCCTCCCTTTCTCGGAAGTCAAGCAAGAGATGGATTCAGATCTTGAGCTATTGGATAGCTTCTACATCGGAGATGGATGGTCAGCGGATGGTCCCTGGCAAACAGTTGAGCAAGCGAGACAGGAACAGGAGCTCGCTGAGAAGACCGGACGTCGAGATGCCGTGGGAACAGGACGGCAAGCAGACTACTATTCTGGTAGTTTCGCCATTCAGTTCTCGCAGGTCCTTTACTCAAAGTTCGCCGCTGATCTAGATCAGTCGCGTTGTGAGATATATCAACAACGAGCCAGGGATTTTGGAACCCATTTCTGGAGATACTTCGACTCTCAGG GATCTTCGATTCCATTCGGTAGATCCCTCACGTACCGGTTTGCCTGCGGAGGCTTCTTCGGCGCGCTGGCGTTTGCCAAGGTGCCTAATATGCCTAAACCTCTTGATtcaccagcagcaatcaAGGGGTTCCTGACCCGACATCTGAGGTGGTGGGCACAACATTCCGGGGACATCTTCTCGGCCGATGGCACCCTTACGATTGGATGGTTGTACCC AAATATGTACATGGCCGAAGACTACAACTCTCCCCAGTCCGTATACTGGTGCCTCAAAACACTTATAGCGGTTGGCCTGAGTGCCGACGACGAATTCTGGAACTCTGAGCCACTTCCGTATCCGCACTTGGAAGCCCCTACACAAGTCGTCCGCGCTTCTCAGCAAATACTGTGCAACCAACTGCAAGGCAATCATCACTTCATGCTAACTCCTGGACAATTCGTTGCCTGGCCGATGAAAGCCAATCAAGCCAAGTACTGCAAGTTTGCGTATTCTTCGGCCTTTGGGTTCTCCGTTCCAACAGGCCCCCTAATCCAACAAATTGCACCAGACAACCAACTGGCGCTGAGCCGAGATGGCGGAGAGACTTGGGCCGTCAAGTGGAAGTGCGATGAAGTTAAATTTGGGACTCTGATGACAAAGACGGATAACCAGAGTGTGTCGAATGCTTCCATTGTGAGCGTAAGATGGTATCCTTGGGGCGATCGAGCCGTGGCTGTCGATACGATCTTGATCCCGCCGACCGAGCAATGGCCTGATTGGCATATTCGAATGCACCGCATACGATGCCAGAAGCCTATTGAGTCGCTTCACGTTGTTGAAGGAGGTTTCGCTATAAATGGCCGTAAGCATGCTGATGGGATGAACTTGCCAACGCTCCCAGTCCCCGACAGAGTCGTCCCTGGCAGTTTCGAGGGAAACTTCTCTGATGAGAGATCTACAATCATATCCTCTGAAGCTGGCTCCAGTGGAATTCTGACCGAAGCTCTTTTCGACAGAAAAATAGTTGATGTGGAGAGCTACGCACTGAAGCCGGACTCCAACACGAACATCGTGTGCCAGCGAACATTGATCCCCGTTTCATCCGTAGGCATCACAAGAAGACTAGAGCCTAGTCAGGAACTTTGGTTGAAGACCTCGATCTTTGCTGTTTCGTCCGATGTTGGCGAGGGACGACAGGGCGATGTGGCGAGCCTCAAGGAGAGGTGGTCTCGACCCCCAACGATCGAGGTAGAGGGCTTTGAACAGATCTTGCACAATATGTAA
- a CDS encoding hypothetical protein (EggNog:ENOG41), with protein MKESDVQQSASIPRKAPINSPKLSSGPVGGYPRTEALWSEFLGVSITNFMDPDRNGTKLTLSLSLLSNPVLPEQVFDDYAKDVGLLIRDLDPVVNKGGSLDASGRCMWDQGYLAFKVNQETLEWHVSWMDCNGNSLKREDVQLYDKYNNNHKEAFNAVIENFDRKQNQRIMAYN; from the exons ATGAAAGAATCTGACGTACAACAGAGCGCTTCAATTCCACGAAAGGCGCCTATCAACTCTCCAAAGCTATCCAGCGGTCCTGTCGGCGGGTATCCTCGCACTGAGGCACTCTGGTCCGAGTTTCTGGGCGTCTCGATTACCAACTTCATGGACCCCGACCGTAATGGCACCAAAT TAACTCTCAGTTTGAGCCTATTATCCAACCCTGTCCTTCCTGAGCAAGTCTTCGACGACTATGCTAAAGACGTTGGCCTGCTTATCCGTGACCTCGACCCCGTCGTCAACAAGGGTGGATCCCTTGATGCCTCCGGACGCTGCATGTGGGACCAAGGCTATTTGGCTTTCAAGGTCAACCAGGAAACCCTGGAGTGGCATGTCTCTTGGATGGATTGTAATGGCAACTCTTTGAAGCGGGAGGACGTTCAACTCTACGACAagtacaacaacaaccacaaaGAGGCATTCAATGCCGTCATTGAGAATTTCGACCGAAAGCAGAACCAGCGAATCATGGCTTACAACTAG
- a CDS encoding hypothetical protein (EggNog:ENOG41) translates to MKDFNSNPSSSSSVHTSSADLEEKKEAHHPVAKGEYQQEVLKIAERTYPKELPVAENTMLIHHIRVSGAYADARDQFVAISQPTALGWSEVHCLYKYLLSFQLSHPDTKTGGHLTKYWDLHYFLMPLGLTKAAIITIGFQADHGSLHG, encoded by the exons ATGAAAGACTTTAATTCCAACCCCAGCTCAAGCAGCAGTGTTCATACTTCCTCCGCTGACcttgaggaaaagaaagaggccCATCATCCCGTCGCCAAGGGCGAGTACCAGCAAGAGG TCCTCAAGATTGCTGAACGCACCTATCCAAAGGAGCTTCCCGTTGCCGAGAACACGATGCTAATCCACCACATCCGTGTCTCTGGTGCATACGCCGATGCCCGCGATCAGTTCGTCGCCATATCTCAGCCGACTGCTCTTGGTTGGTCTGAAGTCCACTGCCTGTACAAGTACCTTCTGTCTTTCCAGCTCAGCCACCCTGATACCAAGACAGGGGGTCACCTCACCAAGTACTGGGATCTTCACTACTTCTTAATGCCCCTGGGCCTGACGAAAGCAGCCATTATTACTATTGGCTTCCAAGCAGACCACGGCTCGTTGCACGGATAA